Proteins co-encoded in one Chrysemys picta bellii isolate R12L10 chromosome 13, ASM1138683v2, whole genome shotgun sequence genomic window:
- the LOC101953121 gene encoding duodenase-1-like, whose translation MTLHCLGHLFPGSPLHHLLYINPRAETDPPVPAPGFEPRMLLLLLSTAFLPFAAAFLLPPSLHTARVIRGQEAPLGSTPYMAYVQTGSTGSCGGFLIQEDVVVSAAHCNCNLGKIFVYLGVQDFMKPRKNWQRIWARRWVLHPDFNNENFDNDIMLLKLWHNAELTEWVGLVPLPEANHHVSPGSKCSMTGWGRTGVNTITSRLHEAEQDVVSDSLCRKQYRHYNPTTMLCAGSPQANKSASRGDSGGPLVCNGVVQGIVSNGNPRGRPPSIYTRISKFIPWIKETLQKLS comes from the exons ATGACCCTGCACTGCCTGGGTCACCTCTTCCCAGGGTCGCCCCTCCACCACCTGCTCTATATAAACCCCAGGGCTGAGACAGACCCACCAGTCCCAGCCCCTGGATTTGAACcaaggatgctgctgctgctgctctccacgGCCTTTCTCCCATTCGCCgcggcctttctcctgcccccgaGTCTTCACACTG ctcggGTCATCAGGGGCCAGGAAGCCCCGCTTGGCTCCACACCCTACATGGCCTACGTGCAAACCGGGTCAACGGGAAGCTGCGGAGGGTTCCTGATCCAGGAGGACGTGGTGGTGTCTGCGGCTCATTGTAACTGCAACCTGGG CAAGATCTTTGTCTACCTGGGAGTCCAAGACTTCATGAAGCCAAGAAAGAACTGGCAACGGATCTGGGCCCGTCGCTGGGTTCTGCACCCCGACTTCAACAATGAGAACTTTGACAATGACATCATGCTGCTGAAG CTGTGGCACAACGCAGAGCTGACTGAGTGGGTGGGGCTTGTCCCCCTGCCAGAGGCTAATCACCACGTCAGCCCAGGCTCCAAGTGCAGCATGACCGGGTGGGGTCGGACCGGAGTGAACACCATCACCAGCAGGCTGCATGAGGCAGAGCAGGACGTGGTGTCGGACAGCCTGTGCAGAAAGCAGTACCGGCATTACAACCCCACCACCATGCTGTGCGCcggcagccctcaggccaataAATCAGCCTCCCGG GGCGATTCCGGCGGGCCCCTGGTGTGCAACGGGGTGGTCCAGGGCATCGTCTCCAATGGAAATCCACGTGGGCGACCCCCCAGTATATACACAAGAATCTCCAAATTCATCCCCTGGATCAAAGAAACTCTGCAGAAGCTGAGTTAA
- the LOC135975242 gene encoding granzyme H-like, which yields MQAQSLLLLPMAFLLSPGAWAGEIIGGINAKPHSRPYMAYLEIQDGQYIKTCGGFLVSKNFVLTAAHCNGDEITVKLGAHNISKEERSQQEIPVHRQILHPQYDNKTTNNDIMLLQLVETVKLNRWVKTILLPRTDKRVKPGTKCSVAGWGCTSRQSESAPATTLQEANLKVLEDDVCLKNPDVTYCDYDASTMMCVGDPKKGKASFKGDSGGPLVCGKRAQGIVSWGSRKSASPGVYTRISTFIPWIEEMMRTLEP from the exons ATGCAGGCCCAGAGCTTGCTCCTGCTCCCCATGGCCTTTCTCCTGtcccctggggcttgggctg GTGAGATCATTGGAGGAATAAATGCCAAGCCCCACTCCAGACCCTACATGGCCTATCTGGAAATACAAGACGGACAGTATATAAAAACATGTGGAGGATTCCTAGTGTCGAAGAACTTCGTGCTGACGGCCGCTCACTGCAATGGAGA TGAGATCACTGTCAAGTTGGGAGCCCATAACATCAGTAAAGAGGAACGGAGCCAACAAGAGATCCCTGTGCATCGTCAGATCCTCCACCCACAATACGACAATAAGACAACTAACAATGACATCATGCTGTTGCAG CTGGTAGAGACAGTGAAGCTGAATAGATGGGTGAAAACCATCCTCCTGCCACGCACTGACAAGAGAGTGAAGCCAGGGACCAAATGCAGTGTTGCTGGCTGGGGCTGCACTAGCAGACAGAGTGAATCGGCCCCAGCCACCACACTCCAGGAGGCGAATTTAAAGGTGCTGGAGGATGACGTGTGTCTGAAAAATCCTGATGTGACCTACTGTGACTATGATGCTTCCACCATGATGTGTGTGGGGGATCCGAAGAAGGGCAAAGCCTCTTTTAAG ggtgactctgggggcCCCCTGGTGTGTGGGAAAAGAGCTCAGGGCATCGTTTCCTGGGGATCCCGAAAGAGCGCCTCCCCTGGAGTGTACACAAGAATCTCCACCTTCATCCCCTGGATAGAGGAGATGATGAGGACACTGGAGCCCTGA